A section of the Saccharopolyspora gregorii genome encodes:
- a CDS encoding FadR/GntR family transcriptional regulator, whose protein sequence is MSFRPATRHVPMSVQIGDQVRKRITSGEWAVGTKLPGEHDLVAAFGASRATVREALRGLIHAGLLEARPGDGTYVRSASELDAVLRRQISPRAVDSVFEVREALEIYAARLAAARATDDELGELAVLLADRDAATDLKGRLERDIRFHDALVAASGNPLLLDMYRGVDRASTYSPGELSERARRRFLVGEWENEDEHHALLSALRQRDPDAAADAATRLLQHAREAFVRAEDGGTDDG, encoded by the coding sequence ATGTCGTTCCGCCCCGCCACGCGTCACGTCCCGATGTCGGTGCAGATCGGTGACCAGGTGCGGAAGCGGATCACCTCGGGCGAGTGGGCGGTCGGCACGAAGCTGCCGGGCGAGCACGACCTGGTGGCGGCGTTCGGGGCGAGCCGCGCCACGGTGCGCGAGGCGCTGCGCGGCCTGATCCACGCCGGACTGCTCGAAGCCCGGCCCGGCGACGGCACCTACGTGCGGTCCGCCAGCGAGCTCGACGCGGTGCTGCGGCGGCAGATCTCGCCGCGCGCGGTCGACTCCGTCTTCGAGGTCCGCGAAGCGCTGGAGATCTACGCCGCCCGGCTCGCCGCGGCCCGCGCCACCGACGACGAGCTCGGCGAGCTGGCGGTCCTGCTGGCCGACCGGGACGCGGCGACCGACTTGAAAGGTCGCCTGGAGCGGGACATCCGGTTCCACGACGCCCTGGTGGCCGCCTCCGGCAACCCGCTGCTGCTCGACATGTACCGCGGGGTGGACCGGGCTTCGACGTACTCCCCTGGCGAGCTGTCCGAGCGCGCGCGGCGGCGGTTCCTCGTCGGCGAGTGGGAGAACGAGGACGAGCACCACGCGTTGCTGAGCGCGCTGCGGCAGCGGGACCCGGACGCGGCGGCCGACGCGGCGACCCGCCTGCTGCAGCACGCGCGGGAGGCCTTCGTGCGCGCGGAGGACGGCGGCACCGACGACGGGTGA
- a CDS encoding SDR family NAD(P)-dependent oxidoreductase, with amino-acid sequence MRFSGRNALVTGAAGGIGAVLVERLRAEGARVAVADRDVRGIEADAHLPGDLLDPAYADGLAPAAREALGGLDVLVNNAGVITRGPVPDTSDADWSLSVGVNVEAPFRLCRAAIPLMAAGGGGAIVNVSSCWGGKAPGPNHALYCMTKAAIASLTQCMGMDHAEQGVRVNAVCPNEVNTPMLRSGFARRGFDPDTAVAELGRTVPLGRIAEPADVVDVALFLASDDARYVCGALVEINGGKAVA; translated from the coding sequence ATGCGGTTCTCCGGACGGAACGCGCTCGTGACCGGTGCGGCCGGTGGCATCGGCGCGGTGCTGGTGGAGCGGCTGCGCGCGGAAGGCGCGCGGGTCGCGGTGGCGGACCGGGACGTGCGCGGGATCGAGGCGGACGCGCACCTGCCGGGTGATCTGCTGGACCCGGCCTACGCCGACGGCCTGGCACCGGCGGCGCGGGAGGCGCTGGGCGGGCTGGACGTGCTCGTCAACAACGCGGGCGTCATCACTCGCGGGCCGGTCCCGGACACCTCCGACGCGGACTGGTCGCTGTCGGTCGGGGTGAACGTCGAGGCGCCGTTCCGCCTCTGCCGGGCCGCGATCCCGCTGATGGCGGCCGGTGGCGGCGGCGCGATCGTCAACGTGTCCTCCTGCTGGGGCGGCAAGGCGCCGGGGCCGAACCACGCCCTGTACTGCATGACGAAGGCGGCGATCGCCTCGCTCACCCAGTGCATGGGCATGGACCACGCGGAACAGGGCGTCCGCGTGAACGCGGTGTGCCCCAACGAGGTCAACACCCCGATGCTGCGCAGCGGTTTCGCCCGGCGCGGATTCGACCCGGACACCGCGGTGGCCGAGCTGGGCCGGACGGTGCCGCTCGGGCGGATCGCGGAACCGGCCGACGTCGTGGACGTGGCGCTGTTCCTCGCTTCGGACGACGCCCGCTACGTGTGCGGGGCACTGGTCGAGATCAACGGCGGGAAGGCGGTCGCATGA
- a CDS encoding P-loop NTPase family protein produces the protein MPGRRVLVTGATGVGSTTLGRALAVAWAVPHADVDDYLWLPTSPPYTDERPVAERVPLMRSLFVPRPAWVLSGTLRGWGDEVITDLDAVVFLTAETDVRLERLRRRDVVRYGTAVAAGGSLAAAHHDFLSWAGDYDDTDVPGRRSADETWLAGLHRPVLRLSGERPLDDLRADVLAWLGDVDPR, from the coding sequence ATGCCGGGGCGACGAGTGCTGGTGACCGGGGCGACCGGCGTCGGCAGCACGACCTTGGGACGCGCGCTGGCCGTCGCCTGGGCGGTGCCGCACGCCGACGTCGACGACTACCTGTGGCTGCCCACCTCGCCGCCGTACACCGACGAGCGCCCGGTGGCGGAACGGGTTCCGCTGATGCGGTCGCTGTTCGTGCCCCGGCCCGCGTGGGTCCTGTCGGGCACGCTGCGGGGATGGGGCGACGAGGTGATCACCGACCTGGACGCCGTCGTGTTCCTCACCGCCGAGACCGACGTCCGGCTCGAACGGCTGCGGCGGCGCGACGTCGTCCGCTACGGCACGGCCGTCGCCGCGGGCGGCAGCCTGGCGGCCGCGCACCACGACTTCCTCTCCTGGGCGGGCGACTACGACGACACCGACGTGCCCGGCCGCCGCAGCGCGGACGAGACCTGGCTGGCCGGGCTGCACCGCCCCGTCCTGCGGCTGTCCGGCGAACGCCCGCTGGACGACCTGCGCGCCGACGTCCTCGCCTGGCTCGGCGACGTCGACCCGCGCTGA
- a CDS encoding lysophospholipid acyltransferase family protein: MAEIVYPPVVLAAKTMFRVLDNRLRVTGTEHIPRTGGAVIACNHVSYLDFIFCGLGAQPSRRLVRFMAKKQIFDHGIAGPLMRGMHHIPVDRSAGRASYDEAVARLRAGEVVGVFPEATISRSFTVKPIKSGAVRMAADAGVPVLPMSLWGTQRLWTKGRPRTLTKRHVPIHIHAGEPFHPGPDDDPEVLSEQLRARMSAILDDLQTGYPDGPAGEDDRWWLPAHLGGTAPTPEEAAALDDER, encoded by the coding sequence ATGGCCGAGATCGTGTACCCGCCCGTAGTGCTGGCGGCGAAGACCATGTTCCGCGTGCTGGACAACCGGCTGCGCGTGACGGGAACCGAGCACATCCCGCGCACCGGTGGAGCGGTGATCGCCTGCAACCACGTCAGCTACCTGGACTTCATCTTCTGCGGGCTCGGCGCGCAGCCGTCCCGGCGGCTGGTGCGGTTCATGGCGAAGAAGCAGATCTTCGACCACGGGATCGCCGGTCCGCTCATGCGCGGCATGCACCACATCCCGGTGGACCGGTCCGCCGGCCGGGCCTCCTACGACGAGGCGGTCGCGCGGCTGCGCGCGGGCGAGGTCGTCGGGGTGTTCCCCGAGGCGACCATCAGCCGCTCGTTCACCGTCAAGCCGATCAAGTCCGGCGCGGTGCGGATGGCAGCCGACGCGGGCGTCCCGGTGCTGCCCATGTCGCTGTGGGGCACGCAGCGGCTGTGGACGAAGGGCAGGCCGCGCACCCTCACCAAGCGGCACGTCCCGATCCACATCCACGCGGGCGAACCGTTCCACCCCGGCCCGGACGACGATCCCGAGGTGCTGAGCGAGCAGCTGCGCGCCCGCATGTCCGCGATCCTCGACGACCTGCAGACCGGCTACCCCGACGGTCCCGCCGGTGAGGACGACCGCTGGTGGCTCCCGGCCCACCTGGGCGGCACCGCCCCGACCCCGGAGGAGGCCGCCGCGCTCGACGACGAGCGGTGA
- a CDS encoding glycoside hydrolase family 5 protein: MIARVLVAVLAASLLAPATAAASERADASWTGPLHTEGSRIVDADGNDFQLKSGNWHGASGTWNGSGDVDDPANHHDGEHSHGIPLGLDRASMDDIVGSFHELGINSIRLPFSNDMIDDEATVPDEAVAANPELRGKTRLEIYDAAVRALTGSGLAVILNNHTGTSRWCCGVDGNERWNSSQSDQEWEDDWAFMAARYADNERVVGADLYNEVRRDVFDDPNWGLGDEHDWFAASQRAGDRILNEANPNLLIIIEGINWTGLPVDGLPHERPTLEPVRELPQQLVKPDKLVYSAHFYGYTGPNHSGATGTGETHDPRYQDMSREELYDVLRRQAFFVTEDGEPYTAPLWISEFGVGRGEQDAKAREWFENFTDFLVAEHANFAYWPLVGWQEGGESDGWGLVQWDSAGDRISVDDGDWRADAWHRLTAD, encoded by the coding sequence GTGATCGCCAGAGTTCTCGTCGCCGTGCTGGCAGCCTCGCTGCTGGCGCCCGCCACCGCGGCCGCGTCCGAGCGGGCCGACGCCTCCTGGACGGGGCCGCTGCACACCGAGGGCAGCCGCATCGTCGACGCCGACGGCAACGACTTCCAGCTGAAGTCCGGGAACTGGCACGGCGCCAGCGGTACCTGGAACGGCAGCGGGGACGTCGACGACCCCGCCAACCACCACGACGGCGAGCACTCCCACGGCATCCCGCTCGGCCTGGACCGGGCCTCGATGGACGACATCGTCGGCAGCTTCCACGAGCTCGGGATCAACAGCATCCGGCTGCCGTTCTCCAACGACATGATCGACGACGAGGCCACCGTGCCCGACGAGGCGGTCGCCGCGAACCCGGAGCTGCGCGGCAAGACGCGGCTGGAGATCTACGACGCGGCCGTGCGGGCGCTGACCGGCAGCGGGCTCGCCGTGATCCTCAACAACCACACCGGCACCTCCCGCTGGTGCTGCGGCGTCGACGGCAACGAGCGGTGGAACAGCAGCCAGAGCGACCAGGAGTGGGAGGACGACTGGGCGTTCATGGCCGCGCGCTACGCCGACAACGAGCGGGTGGTCGGCGCCGACCTCTACAACGAGGTGCGCCGGGACGTCTTCGACGACCCGAACTGGGGTCTCGGCGACGAGCACGACTGGTTCGCCGCCTCGCAGCGCGCCGGGGACCGGATCCTCAACGAGGCCAACCCGAACCTGCTCATCATCATCGAGGGCATCAACTGGACCGGGCTCCCGGTGGACGGCCTGCCGCACGAACGGCCCACCCTGGAACCGGTGCGCGAACTGCCGCAGCAGCTGGTGAAGCCGGACAAGCTCGTCTACTCGGCGCACTTCTACGGCTACACCGGGCCGAACCACAGCGGCGCCACCGGCACCGGCGAGACGCACGACCCGCGCTACCAGGACATGTCGCGCGAGGAGCTCTACGACGTGCTGCGCAGGCAGGCGTTCTTCGTCACCGAGGACGGCGAGCCCTACACCGCGCCGCTGTGGATCAGCGAGTTCGGGGTCGGTCGCGGTGAGCAGGACGCGAAGGCCCGCGAGTGGTTCGAGAACTTCACCGACTTCCTGGTGGCCGAGCACGCGAACTTCGCCTACTGGCCGCTGGTCGGCTGGCAGGAGGGCGGCGAGTCCGACGGGTGGGGCCTGGTGCAGTGGGATTCGGCCGGTGACCGGATCTCCGTCGACGACGGCGACTGGCGGGCCGACGCCTGGCACCGCCTGACAGCCGACTGA
- a CDS encoding DUF4232 domain-containing protein, whose protein sequence is MLRTTLGALALAGTALTVTACGAGAQAGQSALGAQSAAGADAARTASADTPRCGTGDLDARFGGVLDDGSGQLRIQLEYTNASDHECILRGAPGVDLVGPDDPVHGPTYSVPRVDDGDPGYLLTAGERGIAELTVLPDRSPEAWRPTELVTIPPGQEDPLHIPWSHDFGVLRQDGATHPGTYVHEFKPF, encoded by the coding sequence ATGCTGCGGACCACCCTGGGGGCGCTGGCGCTGGCGGGCACGGCGCTGACGGTGACGGCGTGCGGCGCAGGTGCCCAGGCGGGCCAGTCGGCGCTCGGCGCGCAGTCGGCCGCCGGGGCCGATGCGGCGCGCACCGCATCGGCCGACACCCCGCGCTGCGGTACCGGTGATCTGGACGCCAGGTTCGGCGGGGTCCTCGACGACGGCTCCGGGCAGCTGCGCATCCAGCTGGAGTACACGAACGCCTCCGACCACGAGTGCATCCTGCGCGGCGCGCCGGGCGTCGACCTCGTCGGCCCGGACGACCCGGTGCACGGGCCCACCTATTCGGTGCCGCGGGTGGACGACGGTGATCCCGGGTACCTGCTGACGGCCGGCGAGCGTGGCATCGCGGAGCTGACGGTGCTCCCGGACCGCAGCCCCGAGGCGTGGCGGCCGACCGAGCTGGTCACCATCCCGCCGGGCCAGGAGGACCCGCTGCACATCCCGTGGTCGCACGACTTCGGCGTGCTGCGCCAGGACGGCGCCACCCACCCCGGCACCTACGTGCACGAGTTCAAGCCGTTCTGA
- a CDS encoding SDR family NAD(P)-dependent oxidoreductase → MKRFDGKVALVTGGRAGIGRAIARRLRDEGATVFTAQRGADEEFRSIPADLADPAAPARIVGEVVDRAGRLDVLVNNAGMMQESAVAAMSLDDWQRNLAVNLTAPFLLIKEALPHLRATRGNIVNVGSVEGLGANPGHAAYCATKAGLHGLTRAVAVDHGPEGIRCNAVAPGWIDTDLNLEFIDATPDPAAFRREIGRIHPVGRTGAPEEVAALVAFLAAEEAGFITGNTYAVDGGRMAKLSLP, encoded by the coding sequence ATGAAGCGCTTCGACGGCAAGGTCGCGCTGGTCACGGGAGGGCGCGCGGGGATCGGCCGCGCCATCGCGCGGCGGCTGCGCGACGAGGGGGCCACCGTGTTCACCGCGCAGCGCGGCGCCGACGAGGAGTTCCGCTCGATCCCCGCGGACCTCGCCGATCCCGCCGCTCCGGCGCGGATCGTCGGCGAGGTCGTGGACCGCGCCGGGCGGCTGGACGTCCTGGTGAACAACGCCGGGATGATGCAGGAATCGGCGGTGGCGGCGATGTCGCTCGACGACTGGCAGCGCAACCTCGCCGTGAACCTGACCGCCCCGTTCCTGCTGATCAAGGAGGCGTTGCCGCACCTGCGCGCGACGCGGGGGAACATCGTCAACGTCGGGTCCGTCGAAGGACTCGGCGCGAACCCCGGGCACGCGGCCTACTGCGCGACGAAGGCCGGGCTGCACGGGCTGACCCGCGCGGTCGCGGTCGACCACGGGCCGGAGGGCATCCGGTGCAACGCGGTCGCGCCGGGCTGGATCGACACCGACCTCAACCTCGAATTCATCGACGCCACACCGGATCCGGCGGCCTTCCGCCGCGAGATCGGGCGCATCCACCCGGTCGGCCGCACCGGCGCGCCGGAGGAGGTGGCCGCGCTGGTCGCCTTCCTCGCCGCGGAGGAGGCCGGGTTCATCACCGGCAACACGTACGCGGTGGACGGGGGCCGGATGGCGAAGCTGAGCCTGCCGTGA
- a CDS encoding CynX/NimT family MFS transporter, translating into MNSTSTTHPAPTGDTTNRPLRTGLVLVGILLTGANLRAGLTVVGPLVGDVRADLGLSSAVASALVSLPLLCFALFSPVAPPLAARFGLERTLGGALAILAVGIVVRSAPWQPALWIGTLALGFAIALINVLLPALIKRDFPQDGGRVTGAYSATQSAFAALASGVAVPLAGVSDSGWRVSFGIWAGLALIGFAVFSPQLRRSTRPRHEVAAALDAHPEQYRSPWKSGLAWMITVSMGTQSALYYCIITWWPEVEAAHGTAPATAGLHLSVLQFFGIAGNLATAAIIHRWARDQRGLIAGLVLINVVGLGGMVLVPALALLWSVLLGLAGGGMIVFSLSVFGLRTRHHGQAAALSGMAQSFGYLLAAFGPTALGTVHDLSGGWTAPLLVLLGLQAVQLVTAWAAASPRHL; encoded by the coding sequence GTGAACTCCACCAGCACGACCCACCCGGCACCGACCGGCGACACCACGAACCGTCCACTTCGGACCGGCCTGGTGCTGGTCGGGATCCTGCTGACCGGCGCGAACCTGCGCGCCGGTCTCACCGTCGTCGGCCCGCTGGTCGGGGACGTGCGCGCCGACCTGGGCCTGTCCTCCGCGGTCGCGTCCGCGCTGGTGAGCCTGCCGCTGCTGTGCTTCGCGCTGTTCTCCCCCGTCGCTCCGCCGCTGGCGGCCCGGTTCGGTCTCGAACGCACCCTCGGCGGGGCGCTGGCGATCCTCGCCGTCGGCATCGTCGTCCGCTCCGCGCCGTGGCAGCCCGCGCTGTGGATCGGCACGCTGGCCCTCGGCTTCGCCATCGCGCTCATCAACGTGCTGCTGCCCGCGCTGATCAAGCGGGACTTCCCGCAGGACGGCGGACGGGTCACCGGGGCCTACTCGGCGACGCAGTCCGCGTTCGCGGCGCTCGCGTCCGGGGTCGCCGTGCCGCTCGCCGGGGTCTCGGACTCCGGCTGGCGCGTCTCGTTCGGGATCTGGGCGGGCCTCGCGCTGATCGGCTTCGCCGTGTTCAGCCCGCAGCTGCGCCGCTCCACCCGCCCCCGGCACGAGGTCGCCGCGGCCCTCGACGCGCATCCCGAGCAGTACCGCTCGCCGTGGAAGTCCGGCCTCGCCTGGATGATCACCGTGTCGATGGGCACCCAGAGCGCGCTGTACTACTGCATCATCACCTGGTGGCCGGAGGTCGAAGCCGCGCACGGCACCGCGCCGGCGACCGCGGGCCTGCACCTGAGCGTGCTGCAGTTCTTCGGCATCGCCGGGAACCTCGCCACCGCCGCCATCATCCACCGGTGGGCGCGCGACCAGCGGGGCCTGATCGCCGGGCTCGTGCTGATCAACGTCGTCGGCCTCGGCGGCATGGTGCTCGTCCCGGCGCTGGCGCTGCTGTGGAGCGTGCTGCTCGGCCTCGCCGGCGGCGGGATGATCGTGTTCTCGCTGTCGGTGTTCGGGCTCCGCACCCGCCACCACGGGCAGGCCGCGGCGCTGTCCGGCATGGCCCAGTCCTTCGGCTACCTGCTGGCGGCCTTCGGCCCCACCGCGCTCGGCACCGTGCACGACCTCAGCGGCGGCTGGACCGCACCGCTGCTCGTGCTCCTCGGCTTGCAAGCCGTGCAGCTGGTCACCGCGTGGGCCGCCGCGAGCCCCCGCCACCTCTGA
- a CDS encoding MmcQ/YjbR family DNA-binding protein — MTPHELKAACLAMPGAREEFPFDERNSAFKVAGKLFAISRLDAEPLRVSLKCEPDLAVHLRTSHPDAVLPGYHLNKRHWNTVVVNATVPEQHVRDMIEDSYDLVVAGLPRREREKLRWSALRHG; from the coding sequence GTGACGCCCCACGAGTTGAAGGCCGCGTGCCTGGCCATGCCCGGCGCGCGGGAGGAGTTCCCGTTCGACGAGCGCAACAGCGCGTTCAAGGTCGCCGGGAAGCTCTTCGCGATCAGCCGCCTGGACGCCGAACCGCTGCGGGTCAGCCTCAAGTGCGAGCCGGACCTGGCGGTGCACCTGCGCACCAGCCACCCGGACGCGGTGCTGCCCGGCTACCACCTGAACAAGCGCCACTGGAACACGGTCGTCGTCAACGCCACCGTCCCGGAGCAGCACGTCCGCGACATGATCGAGGACTCTTACGACCTGGTCGTCGCGGGCCTGCCGCGGCGGGAGCGGGAGAAGCTGCGCTGGTCGGCGCTGCGCCACGGCTGA